In one Candidatus Woesearchaeota archaeon B3_Woes genomic region, the following are encoded:
- a CDS encoding DNA polymerase has translation MAEKIPFFVLDAKYKVVNDKLEVYLFGRTTEGKPLIILDDSFEPYFYVIPKKGQSLNSKIEKLRIEQKDDVHEVIRTENVKKNYLGKDVDAIKVFVRFPKDVPVIRDIIKDWEIIESINEYDIHFIRRYLIDKGITPMMLYEIEGESVNRKAKVPVYKIESIKQVGDETLTSPRILAFDIETYNPDGKSINFEKNPIIMISFYGNHFRKVITWKRFKTKEKYIEFVDSEADLIQKFKEILETYVPDIIAGYFSDGFDLPYIQKRAEKYKIKLDIGLDSSDLNVSKRKVSKAKISGIVHLDVLNVIKKMFSLSLKTDYYDLSSVSEELIGEKKTDADLDELSSVWDNKPDDLEKYCEYNLQDSRLAYKLAEKIMPNIIEMVKIVGLPMYEITRMGFSQLVEWYLIKQAFNFKEICPNKPHYGDIKDRMLNRYKGAFVFEPTPGLYKDIIIFDFRSLYPTIISSHNISPGMLNCGCCREKAEKAPLEKDEYWFCTQKKGFLPTVIEDLIKRRRRIKDMMKRSKNVLLDARQTNLKVLANAFYGYFGFFNARWYSLECARSITAWGRYYIHKVIESAEKEGFKVIYSDTDSIFLSLDGKSKTEAKQFAESINPTLPGIMELEYEGFYPAAIFVSAKAGAYGAKKKYALLDSDNNIKITGFETVRRNWSLIAKETQKKILNIVLKENNPDKALRYVKTVVQDLRERKIDLDKVIIRTQLTKDIDSYAAVGPHVVVAKKLKSKGHDIAPGMIIEFVVTEGKGSIGDRAKVPEEIKDNKYDSEYYINNQVVPAVDRILEVLGYTKEDLLSNKKQSKLGAFMK, from the coding sequence ATGGCAGAGAAAATACCTTTTTTTGTTTTAGATGCAAAATATAAAGTAGTTAATGATAAATTAGAGGTTTATCTATTTGGAAGAACTACAGAAGGTAAGCCCCTTATTATATTAGATGATAGTTTTGAGCCTTATTTTTATGTTATTCCTAAGAAAGGTCAGAGTTTGAATAGTAAAATAGAGAAGCTTAGGATTGAACAAAAAGATGATGTTCATGAAGTTATAAGAACTGAGAATGTAAAAAAGAATTATTTAGGAAAAGATGTTGATGCTATAAAAGTATTTGTAAGATTTCCAAAAGATGTTCCGGTTATAAGGGATATTATCAAAGATTGGGAGATAATTGAATCAATAAATGAGTATGATATACATTTTATAAGGAGATATTTGATAGATAAAGGAATAACCCCTATGATGTTATATGAGATAGAAGGTGAGAGTGTTAATAGAAAAGCTAAAGTTCCTGTTTATAAGATTGAATCAATAAAACAGGTTGGTGATGAAACTTTAACTTCTCCTAGAATCTTGGCTTTTGATATTGAAACGTATAATCCTGATGGAAAATCTATAAATTTTGAAAAGAATCCTATAATAATGATTTCGTTTTATGGTAATCATTTTAGAAAGGTTATTACATGGAAGAGATTTAAGACAAAAGAAAAATATATAGAGTTTGTTGATAGTGAAGCAGATTTAATTCAAAAATTCAAGGAGATTTTAGAAACATATGTTCCTGATATAATTGCTGGTTATTTTTCAGATGGTTTTGATCTGCCTTATATACAGAAAAGAGCTGAGAAATATAAAATAAAACTGGATATTGGATTAGATTCTTCTGATTTGAATGTGTCTAAAAGAAAGGTTTCAAAAGCGAAAATATCAGGAATTGTTCATTTAGATGTTTTGAATGTTATTAAAAAGATGTTTAGTTTAAGTCTTAAAACTGATTATTATGATCTGAGTTCTGTTTCTGAGGAACTGATTGGAGAGAAAAAAACAGATGCTGATTTAGATGAGTTATCTTCTGTGTGGGATAATAAACCTGATGATCTTGAGAAGTATTGTGAATATAATTTACAAGATTCCAGGTTGGCGTATAAATTGGCTGAAAAGATAATGCCTAATATAATTGAGATGGTAAAAATTGTTGGTTTACCAATGTATGAAATAACTAGAATGGGTTTTTCACAATTAGTTGAGTGGTATTTGATAAAACAGGCTTTTAATTTTAAGGAAATTTGTCCTAACAAACCACATTATGGTGATATAAAAGATAGGATGTTGAACAGATACAAAGGTGCTTTTGTGTTTGAGCCAACTCCTGGTTTGTATAAGGATATTATTATTTTTGATTTTCGCAGTTTGTATCCAACAATAATCAGTTCTCATAATATATCTCCTGGAATGCTTAATTGCGGGTGTTGCAGGGAGAAGGCTGAAAAGGCTCCTCTTGAAAAGGATGAATATTGGTTTTGTACTCAAAAAAAAGGATTTTTACCAACTGTGATTGAGGATTTAATTAAGAGGAGGAGGAGAATAAAAGATATGATGAAGAGGAGTAAAAATGTTTTGCTTGATGCTCGTCAGACAAATCTTAAGGTTTTGGCAAATGCTTTTTATGGTTATTTTGGTTTTTTTAATGCTCGTTGGTATTCTTTGGAGTGTGCAAGATCAATAACTGCATGGGGAAGGTATTATATTCATAAGGTTATAGAATCTGCTGAAAAAGAGGGATTTAAAGTAATATATTCTGATACTGATTCTATATTTCTGAGTTTGGATGGGAAAAGCAAGACCGAGGCAAAGCAATTTGCAGAATCTATTAATCCAACTTTGCCTGGGATAATGGAATTAGAGTATGAGGGTTTTTATCCTGCTGCAATATTCGTATCTGCTAAGGCTGGTGCTTATGGTGCTAAGAAAAAGTATGCTTTGCTTGATTCTGATAATAATATCAAGATTACTGGTTTTGAGACAGTTCGTAGGAATTGGAGTTTAATTGCTAAAGAAACCCAGAAAAAGATTTTGAATATAGTTCTTAAAGAGAATAATCCTGATAAGGCTTTAAGATATGTTAAGACTGTTGTTCAGGATTTAAGGGAGCGTAAGATTGATCTTGATAAAGTTATTATTCGTACGCAACTAACAAAAGATATTGATAGTTATGCTGCTGTTGGACCTCATGTTGTGGTTGCTAAAAAGCTTAAGAGTAAAGGTCATGATATTGCTCC